In the genome of Paracholeplasma morum, the window GCAACTATTAACCGAAACCGCAGAGTTATCGGATAAAATTACTTTGATCACTCAAGAAGTGAGTGATGCTTCAGACGATCTAGTCACTTATAATATTGAGATGACTCCAAGCTTTGTTTTCCTAGATGCTGATTTAAACTACCGTGGGGTTAAGTTTAACGGTATTCCTGCTGGACATGAAATCAACTCATTCTTATCCGCTATTATGGAAATGTCTGGTGTGACATATGAATTAAGTAATGACGTTTTAAAACGTATCGAAAAAATCAACAAACCGGTCGATATAAAGGTGTTCGTTACCCTATCTTGTCCACATTGCCCAGGTGCAGTTCAAACCGCTCATCGTATCGCAATGCTTAATCCAAACGTAAAAGGACAAATGATTGAAGCCCAAACCTTCTATGATTTATCCAATAAGTTTAACGTTTCTGGCGTTCCAAAAATCATCATTAATGATTCATTAGAACTTTTGGGCAATCAACCTATTGAAGAATTTTTAAAGAAAATCGAATCACTTTAATTCTATTAAGGAGTATGTTTAAAACATTCTCCTTTTTATTTTCAAATAAAATAATAAGTTAACCGATTAATTCGATATAATGGAAGTATGAAGGTGGGTATTTTATGGAAAAAAACTTAATTCTTGTAATCAATCCAGGTTCTACATCAACTAAGGTCGCTTTGTTTAAAGATAAAGAGATGCTCTCTACTACCAGTATTCAACACGATTCAAAGGAGCTCATCAAGTATAACAAAATCATTGATCAATTGGATTATCGGATGTCCATGCTTAATGATGCAATCGAATCATATGGTTTAAATCTATCTAGTCTTAGAGCAGTTGTCGGACGCGGTGGCATGTTGAAATCAATTGAAAGTGGCACCTATCTGATCAATGATCGCGTTATTGAAGATCTGTTGGAGGCAAAAAGAGGCGAACATGCTTCTAACTTAGGCGCTTTGATGGCAAAAAGAATATCTGACCCCCTAAACATTCCAGCATTCATCGTGGATCCAGTTGTTGTCGATGAAATGAATGATATAGCTAGAATATCTGGGATGAAAGAAATTGAAAGGACTTCCATCTTTCATGCACTAAACCATAAGGCAGTTGCTAGAGTCGTATCAGAAAAATTAGGACGTCCATATCAAGACTTGAACCTAATCATCGCACATCTTGGCGGTGGAGTTAGTGTTGCTGCACATGGAAAAGGTCGAGTCATCGACGTTAATAATGCACTTGACGGTGATGGCCCAATGAGTCCCGAACGTAGTGGAACAGTCCCACTTGGGCCACTTTATACGATGTGTTTTTCAAACGAGTACTCATTAAAAGACATTAAGCGTAAAAATTATGGGGCAGGCGGCTTGGTTTCCTACCTAGGAACGAGTAATGCTA includes:
- the buk gene encoding butyrate kinase, giving the protein MEKNLILVINPGSTSTKVALFKDKEMLSTTSIQHDSKELIKYNKIIDQLDYRMSMLNDAIESYGLNLSSLRAVVGRGGMLKSIESGTYLINDRVIEDLLEAKRGEHASNLGALMAKRISDPLNIPAFIVDPVVVDEMNDIARISGMKEIERTSIFHALNHKAVARVVSEKLGRPYQDLNLIIAHLGGGVSVAAHGKGRVIDVNNALDGDGPMSPERSGTVPLGPLYTMCFSNEYSLKDIKRKNYGAGGLVSYLGTSNAKEVLKMIDNNDSYAKLIMDAMCYQISKEIGAISTVLKGRVDAIVLTGGLAHNPYITRYITESVSWISTVHVYPGEDEMSALNEGALRILNHEEQVKLYE
- the pdo gene encoding protein disulfide oxidoreductase; translation: MNKLFNAEVSAQIKSILDGMINPITIKLFVDGDCDTCQETKQLLTETAELSDKITLITQEVSDASDDLVTYNIEMTPSFVFLDADLNYRGVKFNGIPAGHEINSFLSAIMEMSGVTYELSNDVLKRIEKINKPVDIKVFVTLSCPHCPGAVQTAHRIAMLNPNVKGQMIEAQTFYDLSNKFNVSGVPKIIINDSLELLGNQPIEEFLKKIESL